Proteins co-encoded in one Candidatus Neomarinimicrobiota bacterium genomic window:
- the obgE gene encoding GTPase ObgE, protein MFIDYARIIVKAGDGGHGMIAFRREKFVPRGGPSGGDGGRGGDVIFKVDPQLATLQDVHYHRTYRAGRGRHGSGSNKHGADGKTVIVPVPPGTVVKNAETHEVLADLSEPRQTFVAARGGAGGFGNAHFKTSRNQSPHEATNGEPGEERELELELKVLADVGLVGFPNAGKSTLLSRLSRAHPKIADYPFTTLEPYLGIVKAGEYRSFVMADIPGLIEGSSKGKGKGIQFLRHIERTRLLLFLIDATLPVPPEEQLRVLRQELEAYLTHLSDREALVVLTKQDAWSEPPDSAALEREGHRVVSISAVSGYGLGELVRLIDAELERRRQQEAAAVEEDKPYDL, encoded by the coding sequence ATGTTCATCGATTATGCCCGGATCATTGTCAAGGCCGGTGACGGCGGCCACGGAATGATTGCTTTCCGGCGGGAGAAGTTCGTGCCCCGGGGCGGGCCTTCCGGCGGCGATGGGGGGCGCGGGGGAGACGTTATCTTCAAAGTTGACCCCCAGCTGGCAACTCTCCAGGACGTTCACTATCACCGCACCTACAGGGCCGGGCGGGGTCGGCACGGCTCAGGCAGCAACAAGCATGGCGCTGATGGTAAGACCGTTATCGTACCAGTGCCGCCCGGTACAGTGGTGAAGAATGCTGAGACCCACGAAGTACTGGCAGACCTCTCCGAGCCCAGGCAGACCTTTGTAGCTGCAAGAGGTGGCGCCGGGGGTTTCGGCAACGCCCACTTCAAGACGTCCCGCAACCAGAGCCCCCACGAGGCCACCAATGGTGAGCCGGGGGAGGAACGAGAGCTGGAACTGGAGCTTAAGGTCCTGGCTGACGTGGGGCTGGTGGGCTTCCCGAACGCCGGGAAAAGTACCCTGCTGTCACGCCTGTCAAGGGCCCACCCCAAAATCGCCGACTACCCCTTTACCACCCTTGAGCCCTACCTGGGCATCGTTAAGGCGGGTGAGTACCGCAGCTTCGTTATGGCCGACATCCCCGGACTGATCGAGGGGTCCAGTAAGGGTAAGGGTAAGGGGATCCAGTTCCTCCGGCATATCGAGCGCACGCGCCTGCTGCTGTTCCTCATCGATGCCACGCTGCCCGTGCCCCCGGAAGAACAGCTGCGGGTTCTGCGGCAGGAACTGGAAGCCTACCTGACACACCTGTCGGATCGTGAGGCGCTGGTGGTGCTCACCAAGCAGGATGCCTGGAGCGAGCCCCCGGACTCGGCCGCGCTGGAGCGGGAAGGGCACCGGGTGGTGAGCATCTCGGCAGTCTCAGGGTATGGGCTTGGAGAGCTGGTACGCCTCATTGATGCTGAACTGGAACGCCGGCGGCAGCAGGAAGCCGCGGCCGTGGAGGAGGATAAACCCTATGACCTGTAG